The proteins below come from a single Crossiella sp. CA-258035 genomic window:
- a CDS encoding RecB family exonuclease, whose protein sequence is MPAPRQATRRLALSPSRAGDFKQCPLLYRFRAVDRLPEKATKAQVRGTLVHAVLEELFAKPAAERVPATAHALVEPAWQRLQQERPELAEELFTGADDPEQEPWLNSARGLVDAYFGLEDPRRLQPEACELLVETELDNGILLRGYIDRLDVAPTGEIRVVDYKTGAAPREIGEAKALFQMKFYALALWKLRGVVPRQLQLMYLANRETLKYTPDEAELRRFERLVSAIWQAILTAGRTGDFRPSRSRLCDYCNHKALCPEFGGTPPAYPGWPEPAAEAETVLDRTD, encoded by the coding sequence GTGCCGGCGCCGAGGCAGGCCACGCGCAGGCTGGCGCTGTCCCCGTCCAGGGCGGGGGACTTCAAGCAGTGCCCGCTGCTCTACCGCTTCCGCGCGGTGGACCGGCTGCCGGAGAAGGCCACCAAGGCCCAGGTGCGCGGCACGCTGGTGCACGCGGTGCTGGAGGAGCTGTTCGCCAAACCGGCCGCCGAGCGGGTGCCGGCCACCGCGCACGCGCTGGTCGAACCGGCCTGGCAGCGGTTGCAGCAGGAGCGGCCCGAGCTGGCCGAGGAGCTGTTCACCGGCGCGGACGACCCGGAGCAGGAGCCCTGGCTGAACTCCGCGCGTGGCCTGGTCGACGCCTACTTCGGCCTGGAGGACCCGCGCCGCCTGCAGCCGGAGGCCTGTGAGCTGCTGGTGGAGACCGAACTCGACAACGGGATCCTGCTGCGCGGCTACATCGACCGCCTGGATGTGGCCCCCACCGGCGAGATCCGGGTGGTCGACTACAAGACCGGCGCGGCGCCACGGGAGATCGGCGAGGCCAAGGCGCTGTTCCAGATGAAGTTCTACGCGCTGGCGCTGTGGAAGCTGCGCGGCGTGGTGCCCAGGCAGCTCCAGCTGATGTACCTGGCCAACCGGGAGACGCTGAAGTACACCCCGGACGAGGCCGAGCTGCGCCGCTTCGAGCGCCTGGTCTCCGCGATCTGGCAGGCCATCCTGACCGCGGGCCGCACCGGCGACTTCCGGCCCAGCCGCAGCCGGTTGTGCGACTACTGCAACCACAAGGCGCTCTGCCCGGAGTTCGGCGGCACCCCGCCCGCCTACCCCGGCTGGCCGGAGCCCGCCGCGGAAGCCGAGACCGTGCTGGACCGGACGGACTGA
- a CDS encoding peptidoglycan recognition family protein, with protein sequence MGIPSPHHSGRGGARVRLVVVHTAEGARTVESLGRFFQGRTQASSHVGIDDRRIEQYVNYDRAAWTLRSGNPISDNAELCGFAKWSKAEWLQHPRMLELTAQWIGERCRARGIPLRKLTPAQVAAGESGVIGHHDWTVGKKEGSHWDPGPNFPWDLVMAKAGGSSSHGGVLMALSDHDQAVVLEAANAVLLGEAGKRNTGRTAAMLHDVKGAVEELLALLRPGVEGLRHAGPLAQLISRAAENEGLPEVGELSDADLELLAKAASAELSRRKG encoded by the coding sequence ATGGGGATTCCATCTCCGCATCACAGCGGGCGCGGGGGCGCCCGGGTCCGGCTCGTCGTGGTGCACACCGCGGAGGGCGCCCGCACGGTCGAGTCACTCGGCCGGTTCTTTCAGGGCAGGACGCAGGCATCCAGCCATGTCGGCATCGACGACCGGCGGATCGAACAGTACGTCAACTACGACCGGGCAGCGTGGACACTGCGCTCCGGGAATCCGATCAGCGACAACGCCGAACTGTGCGGATTCGCCAAGTGGAGCAAGGCGGAATGGCTCCAGCACCCGCGGATGCTGGAACTCACCGCGCAGTGGATCGGCGAACGCTGCCGCGCGCGGGGCATCCCGCTGCGCAAGCTCACCCCGGCCCAGGTAGCGGCCGGCGAGTCCGGGGTCATCGGGCACCACGACTGGACGGTGGGCAAGAAAGAGGGCTCCCACTGGGATCCCGGACCCAATTTTCCCTGGGACCTGGTGATGGCCAAAGCCGGCGGTTCCAGCTCACACGGGGGTGTTCTCATGGCTCTGTCCGATCACGACCAGGCCGTCGTGCTGGAGGCCGCGAACGCGGTCCTGCTCGGCGAGGCGGGCAAGCGCAACACGGGCCGCACCGCGGCGATGCTGCACGACGTCAAGGGCGCGGTGGAGGAGCTGCTCGCACTGCTCCGCCCCGGCGTCGAAGGCCTCCGGCACGCGGGGCCGCTGGCCCAGCTGATCAGCAGGGCGGCCGAGAACGAGGGCCTGCCCGAGGTGGGCGAGCTCTCCGACGCCGACCTGGAGCTGCTGGCCAAGGCCGCCTCGGCCGAGCTGAGCCGCCGCAAGGGCTGA
- the hisG gene encoding ATP phosphoribosyltransferase — MLRVAVPNKGTLSGFASEMLAEAGYRGRHEQRDLTVLDPVNDVEFFFLRPKDIAIYVGSGELDMGITGRDLALDSGAPVSERLALGFGGSTFRYAGTAGREWTVKDLDGKRVATAYPRLVRASLAEHGVSAEVIRLDGAVEISIQLGVADAVADVVGSGRTLRQHGLVAFGDPICVSEAILVERAGAAETPEKAQLAARIQGVVFAQQYLMLDYDCPRTLLDDAVNLTPGLESPTVAPLADPQWVAVRAMVPRKEANLIMDRLAALGAKAVLTSDIRSCRL; from the coding sequence ATGTTGCGTGTCGCGGTGCCCAACAAGGGCACGCTGTCCGGTTTCGCCAGCGAGATGCTTGCCGAGGCGGGTTACCGGGGCCGACATGAGCAGCGCGACCTGACCGTGCTCGACCCGGTCAACGACGTCGAGTTCTTCTTCCTGCGCCCCAAGGACATCGCCATCTACGTCGGCTCCGGCGAGCTGGACATGGGGATCACCGGCCGGGACCTCGCGCTGGACTCCGGCGCGCCGGTCAGCGAACGGCTCGCGCTGGGCTTCGGCGGCTCCACCTTCCGCTACGCGGGCACCGCGGGCCGGGAGTGGACAGTCAAGGACCTCGACGGCAAGCGGGTGGCCACGGCCTACCCGAGGCTGGTCAGGGCGAGCCTGGCCGAGCACGGGGTCAGCGCCGAGGTGATCCGCCTGGACGGCGCGGTGGAGATCTCCATCCAGCTCGGCGTGGCCGACGCGGTGGCCGACGTGGTCGGCTCCGGCCGCACCCTGCGCCAGCACGGCCTGGTGGCCTTCGGCGACCCGATCTGCGTGTCCGAGGCGATCCTGGTGGAGCGCGCGGGCGCGGCCGAGACGCCGGAGAAGGCGCAGCTGGCGGCCCGGATCCAGGGCGTGGTCTTCGCCCAGCAGTACCTGATGCTGGACTACGACTGCCCGCGCACGCTGCTGGACGACGCGGTGAACCTGACCCCCGGTCTGGAGTCGCCGACGGTGGCCCCGCTGGCCGATCCGCAGTGGGTGGCGGTGCGGGCCATGGTGCCGCGCAAGGAAGCGAACCTGATCATGGACCGGCTGGCCGCGCTGGGCGCCAAGGCGGTGCTGACCTCGGACATCCGCTCCTGCCGGCTCTGA
- a CDS encoding phosphoribosyl-ATP diphosphatase: MKTFDQLFAELTERAKTRPEGSGTVAALDAGVHAQGKKVLEEAGEVWLAAEHESDEELAEEISQLLYRLQVLMIGRGLTLDDVYRYL, translated from the coding sequence GTGAAGACGTTCGACCAGCTGTTCGCCGAGCTCACCGAGCGGGCGAAGACCCGGCCAGAGGGCTCGGGCACCGTCGCGGCGCTGGACGCCGGGGTGCACGCCCAGGGCAAGAAGGTGCTCGAAGAGGCGGGGGAGGTGTGGCTGGCCGCCGAACACGAGTCCGACGAGGAGCTCGCCGAGGAGATCTCCCAGCTGCTCTACCGCCTCCAGGTGCTCATGATCGGCCGGGGGCTCACCCTGGACGACGTCTACCGGTATCTCTGA
- a CDS encoding FAD-dependent oxidoreductase, whose translation MGGLSRRSLLAHGAALGGAAALGLGAGQAAGRSSRAGAGSVLVLGGGIGGLTAAHELAERGFAVTVLERKELGGKARSIPVPGTGQGGRPDLPGEHGFRFFPGFYRNLPDTLRRIPFPGNRNGVHDNLVDGSMFRLARTGGRFDLFVPLKLPFPSLEPSVLLPALIALLDTALRLPPWETAHFANRLAVYLTSGDERRFGQWERTSWWNFIGAGSRSAEYGRIFGIGLTRLLVAMRAEEASSHTVGLILEAFLNTALGRGNDGAVDRVLNAPTNEAWIDPWITHLRSLGVRFETGTAERLHCAGGRITGVTVRTAAGSTQVSADHYVSAVPVERALPLWGPEVLAADPRLRLVGELRTEWMNGVMFYLRRKLPLVHGHVSYVDTPWALTSVSQAQFWRGGDLTRYGDGSVRDCLSTIISNWDAPGIVHHKPARFCTRQQLHEEIIAQLEASLEDTGENLLRPADVHSWFLDPAITELGAPGGARSDEPLLINPVDSWARRPDAATRIPNLFLAADFVRNNVNLATMEGANEAGRLAANAVLDAAGSSAPRARLFTLFRAPELKGLQEEDTRRFRAGLPNLFDQG comes from the coding sequence ATGGGTGGTCTGTCGCGGCGGAGCTTGCTCGCCCACGGTGCGGCACTGGGCGGCGCGGCCGCGCTCGGCCTGGGCGCGGGACAAGCGGCAGGGCGATCGTCCAGGGCGGGTGCCGGGTCGGTGCTCGTGCTGGGCGGCGGCATCGGCGGGCTGACCGCCGCGCACGAGCTGGCCGAGCGCGGGTTCGCGGTCACCGTGCTGGAACGCAAGGAGCTCGGCGGCAAGGCGCGCAGCATCCCGGTGCCCGGCACCGGCCAGGGCGGTCGCCCTGATCTGCCCGGCGAGCACGGTTTCCGGTTCTTCCCCGGCTTCTACCGCAACCTGCCGGACACGCTGCGCCGGATCCCGTTCCCCGGCAACCGCAACGGCGTGCACGACAACCTGGTGGACGGCTCGATGTTCCGGCTGGCCCGCACCGGCGGCCGGTTCGACCTGTTCGTGCCGCTGAAACTGCCCTTCCCCAGCCTGGAACCCTCGGTGCTGCTGCCCGCGCTGATCGCGCTGCTGGACACCGCCCTGCGGCTGCCGCCCTGGGAGACCGCGCACTTCGCCAACCGCCTGGCCGTCTACCTGACCAGCGGCGACGAGCGGCGGTTCGGCCAGTGGGAGCGCACGTCCTGGTGGAACTTCATCGGCGCGGGCTCGCGCTCGGCGGAGTACGGGCGGATCTTCGGCATCGGCCTGACCAGGTTGCTGGTCGCGATGCGCGCGGAGGAGGCCAGCTCGCACACCGTCGGCCTGATCCTGGAGGCGTTCCTCAACACCGCACTGGGCCGTGGCAACGACGGCGCGGTGGACCGGGTGCTCAACGCGCCCACCAACGAGGCCTGGATCGACCCGTGGATCACCCACCTGCGCTCGTTGGGCGTGCGCTTCGAGACCGGCACGGCCGAGCGCCTGCACTGTGCGGGTGGCCGGATCACCGGGGTCACCGTGCGCACCGCGGCCGGGAGCACCCAGGTGAGCGCGGACCACTACGTCAGCGCGGTGCCGGTGGAGCGGGCGCTGCCGCTGTGGGGACCCGAGGTGCTGGCCGCCGACCCCCGGCTGCGGCTGGTCGGCGAGCTGCGCACCGAGTGGATGAACGGGGTGATGTTCTACCTGCGGCGCAAGCTGCCGCTGGTGCACGGGCACGTCAGCTACGTGGACACGCCCTGGGCGCTCACCTCGGTCAGCCAGGCCCAGTTCTGGCGCGGCGGCGACCTCACCCGCTACGGCGACGGCAGCGTCAGGGACTGCCTGTCCACGATCATCTCCAACTGGGACGCCCCCGGCATCGTGCACCACAAACCGGCCCGGTTCTGCACCCGCCAGCAGCTGCACGAGGAGATCATCGCGCAGCTGGAGGCGAGCCTGGAGGACACCGGGGAGAACCTGCTGCGCCCGGCCGACGTGCACTCCTGGTTCCTGGACCCGGCGATCACCGAGCTGGGCGCGCCGGGCGGGGCGCGCAGCGACGAGCCGCTGCTGATCAACCCGGTGGACTCCTGGGCCCGCCGCCCGGACGCGGCCACCAGGATCCCGAACCTGTTCCTGGCCGCGGACTTCGTGCGCAACAACGTCAACCTGGCCACCATGGAAGGCGCCAACGAGGCCGGGCGGCTGGCCGCGAACGCGGTGCTGGACGCGGCCGGGTCCAGCGCGCCGCGGGCCCGGCTGTTCACCCTGTTCCGCGCGCCCGAGCTGAAGGGACTTCAGGAGGAGGACACCCGGCGTTTCCGCGCCGGCCTGCCCAACCTGTTCGACCAGGGCTGA
- a CDS encoding TetR/AcrR family transcriptional regulator yields the protein MNTGRGDGKRRSTRRELLADTAIEVLAREGGRGLTHRAVDRAAEVPLGTTKNYFPTRDALLAAAARRMADEHGEAVQRLRETTPAGVTPSQVSELYPALLHRALQGDRTQILAMFELYLEGVRRPEVRAALGEMVHANAAAIAEVHRAAGLGTTTKDAGLLDAYLLGVAISLLALPSDTLRAVGMDDPYGLGLGLFAAVVPGLDQPEDTDRDGQAEHA from the coding sequence GTGAACACTGGTCGGGGAGATGGAAAGCGCAGGTCGACGCGTCGGGAGCTGCTCGCTGACACGGCGATCGAGGTGCTCGCGCGCGAGGGTGGCCGAGGGCTGACCCACCGCGCGGTCGACCGTGCCGCCGAGGTGCCGCTGGGCACCACCAAGAACTACTTCCCGACCCGGGACGCGCTGCTGGCCGCCGCGGCCCGCCGGATGGCCGACGAGCACGGCGAGGCGGTGCAGCGGCTGCGCGAGACCACCCCGGCCGGCGTGACGCCCAGCCAGGTCAGCGAGCTGTACCCGGCGCTGCTGCACCGGGCCCTGCAGGGCGACCGCACCCAGATCCTGGCCATGTTCGAGCTGTACCTGGAGGGCGTGCGCCGCCCCGAGGTGCGCGCCGCGCTCGGCGAGATGGTGCACGCCAACGCCGCCGCCATCGCCGAGGTGCACCGGGCCGCCGGGCTGGGCACCACCACCAAGGACGCCGGGCTGCTGGACGCCTACCTGCTCGGCGTGGCCATCTCGCTGCTCGCGCTGCCCTCGGACACCCTGCGCGCGGTCGGCATGGACGACCCGTACGGGTTGGGTCTTGGGCTGTTCGCGGCGGTCGTGCCCGGACTGGACCAGCCGGAGGACACGGACCGCGACGGGCAAGCCGAACACGCCTGA
- a CDS encoding APC family permease, with protein MSAPLARRLGAADAVTVGLAAMVGAGVFSVLGPAAAAAGAGLLPALALAALIAYCNATSTLRLALRYPTSGGAYVFGRERLGPLWGNLAGWCFLLGKTASCAAMALTVGQYLWPSYARPVAVAAVLGLTALNYFGVQRGARLARVIVSIVLVSLVGLAVLALTTGSPQAERLVPHSPTGVLTAAALLFFAFAGYARIATLGEEVTDPRRTLTRAVPLALGIALAVYALLAVAALATVGAAGLAASPAPLRTVLEATPLRDHGWLIAILGAVAALGSLLALVLGVSRTALAMARDGNLPRWLAAVHPRHQVPHHAELVVGVVAASAAAALELRQAIGLSSFGVLLYYAVANAAAWTLEPEFRPPRWIPIAGLVGCVLLAGVLIWGGGAW; from the coding sequence GTGAGCGCTCCTCTGGCGCGGCGGCTGGGCGCCGCCGACGCGGTGACCGTCGGGCTGGCCGCGATGGTGGGCGCGGGGGTGTTCAGCGTGCTCGGCCCGGCCGCCGCGGCCGCGGGCGCGGGGCTGCTGCCCGCGCTGGCGCTGGCCGCGCTGATCGCCTACTGCAACGCCACCTCCACCCTGCGGCTGGCGCTGCGCTACCCGACCTCCGGCGGGGCCTACGTCTTCGGCCGCGAGCGGCTCGGCCCGCTGTGGGGCAACCTGGCCGGCTGGTGCTTCCTGCTGGGCAAGACCGCCAGCTGCGCGGCCATGGCGCTGACCGTCGGGCAGTACCTGTGGCCCTCCTACGCGCGGCCGGTGGCGGTGGCCGCGGTGCTCGGGCTGACCGCGCTGAACTACTTCGGCGTGCAGCGCGGCGCCCGGCTGGCCAGGGTGATCGTCTCGATCGTGCTGGTCTCCCTGGTGGGACTGGCGGTGCTGGCGCTGACCACCGGGTCGCCGCAGGCCGAGCGGCTGGTCCCGCACTCCCCGACCGGCGTGCTGACCGCGGCCGCGCTGCTGTTCTTCGCCTTCGCCGGGTACGCCCGGATCGCCACCCTCGGCGAGGAGGTCACCGACCCGCGCCGCACCCTCACCCGCGCGGTCCCGCTCGCCCTGGGCATCGCGCTGGCGGTCTACGCGCTGCTCGCGGTGGCCGCGCTGGCCACCGTCGGCGCGGCCGGGCTGGCCGCCTCGCCCGCGCCGCTGCGCACGGTCCTGGAGGCCACGCCGCTGCGGGACCACGGCTGGCTGATCGCGATCCTCGGCGCGGTGGCCGCGCTCGGCTCGCTGCTGGCGCTGGTCCTCGGCGTGTCCAGGACCGCGCTGGCGATGGCCCGTGACGGGAACCTGCCACGCTGGCTGGCCGCGGTGCACCCGAGGCACCAGGTCCCGCACCACGCCGAGCTGGTGGTCGGGGTGGTCGCGGCCAGCGCGGCGGCGGCGCTGGAGTTGCGGCAGGCCATCGGGCTGTCCTCCTTCGGCGTGCTGCTCTACTACGCGGTGGCCAACGCCGCGGCCTGGACCCTGGAGCCGGAGTTCCGGCCGCCCCGGTGGATCCCGATTGCCGGACTTGTCGGTTGTGTCCTGCTCGCCGGTGTGCTGATCTGGGGTGGTGGTGCGTGGTGA
- a CDS encoding MFS transporter, protein MFALHATLFATWTPYIPLVKAKLALSDGQLGIALLGGPVGALLAILCTGALVSWLGSRRVMVITAIGYGLSAGLLGLADSLFTLFLALAVWGAFQGSLDVAMNAQAVLVEREYGRSVMSSFHACWSLGAATGGALGGLAISVGLPLTAQMLLVGVLVLIFVPATVKLALTGDRSAAHERKEKGGVSFPFKDGKLLALGALMLAAVLCEGAAAEWSALYMKENLGTSPAFAGFAFSAFALSMFLGRAMGDRWVVRFSGRAVVGTLAAVAVVVFTTALLIGHPWAALLGFATLGLGVACAVPVVFSSAAALPGRHAAQAIAAVSAAAWPGFLLGPPMIGGLAQAFTLPVALFVLPLLCVGVLVGARFALRGKGSSS, encoded by the coding sequence GTGTTCGCCCTGCACGCGACCCTGTTCGCGACCTGGACCCCGTACATCCCGCTGGTGAAGGCCAAGCTCGCGCTCAGCGACGGCCAGCTCGGCATCGCGCTGCTGGGCGGCCCGGTCGGCGCGCTGCTGGCCATCCTGTGCACCGGGGCGCTGGTGTCCTGGCTGGGCAGCCGCCGGGTCATGGTGATCACCGCGATCGGCTACGGCCTCTCCGCGGGCCTGCTGGGCCTGGCCGACTCGCTGTTCACGCTGTTCCTGGCGCTGGCGGTGTGGGGCGCGTTCCAGGGTTCGCTGGACGTGGCGATGAACGCGCAGGCGGTGCTGGTGGAGCGGGAGTACGGCCGCTCGGTGATGTCCAGCTTCCACGCCTGCTGGAGCCTGGGCGCGGCCACCGGTGGCGCGCTCGGCGGCCTGGCCATCTCCGTGGGCCTGCCGCTGACCGCGCAGATGCTGCTGGTGGGCGTGCTGGTGCTCATCTTCGTGCCGGCCACGGTGAAGCTGGCGCTGACCGGGGACCGCTCGGCCGCGCACGAGCGCAAGGAGAAGGGCGGGGTGTCCTTCCCGTTCAAGGACGGCAAGCTGCTCGCCCTGGGCGCGCTGATGCTGGCCGCGGTGCTCTGCGAGGGCGCGGCGGCGGAGTGGTCGGCGCTGTACATGAAGGAGAACCTGGGCACCTCGCCGGCCTTCGCCGGGTTCGCCTTCAGCGCCTTCGCGCTGAGCATGTTCCTGGGCAGGGCCATGGGCGACCGCTGGGTGGTCCGCTTCAGTGGCCGCGCGGTGGTCGGCACGCTGGCCGCGGTCGCGGTGGTGGTCTTCACCACGGCCTTGCTCATCGGGCACCCGTGGGCGGCGCTGCTGGGCTTCGCCACCCTGGGACTCGGCGTGGCCTGCGCGGTGCCGGTGGTCTTCAGCAGCGCCGCCGCGCTGCCGGGACGCCATGCCGCACAGGCGATCGCGGCGGTGTCCGCGGCGGCCTGGCCAGGCTTCCTGCTGGGGCCGCCGATGATCGGCGGGCTGGCCCAGGCCTTCACCCTGCCGGTGGCGCTGTTCGTGCTGCCACTGCTGTGCGTCGGCGTGCTGGTCGGCGCCCGGTTCGCCTTGCGGGGCAAGGGGAGCAGCTCCTGA
- a CDS encoding DeoR/GlpR family DNA-binding transcription regulator — protein sequence MILTALRERSRMTVADLAGLTQCSEMTIRRDLDALERDGLLRRVRGAAVSMLAGEETPFAVRSRQHVDAKRRIGLAVAGLLDDGESVVFDSGTTALEAARASTGRRLTVLPLSLHIAAAFEQAEHVHQVLPGGDVRKPEQAFIGPLTEYALDRMRFDTLVLGCCGVSGKDGVTAYDLAESQVKRAAVRASARVVAAVDASKLGRRAFARVCELDALHVLVTDSAAPEDELDQLRKAGVEVHCV from the coding sequence ATGATCCTGACCGCTCTCCGGGAGCGCTCCCGGATGACGGTAGCGGACCTGGCCGGGCTCACCCAGTGTTCGGAGATGACCATTCGCCGCGATCTTGACGCGCTGGAGCGGGACGGCCTGCTCCGCCGGGTGCGCGGGGCCGCGGTGAGCATGCTGGCCGGTGAGGAGACCCCGTTCGCGGTGCGCAGCCGCCAGCACGTGGACGCCAAGCGCCGGATCGGGCTGGCCGTGGCCGGGCTGCTCGACGACGGCGAGAGCGTGGTCTTCGACAGCGGCACCACCGCGCTGGAGGCGGCCAGGGCGTCCACCGGCCGCCGCCTGACCGTGCTGCCGCTGTCGCTGCACATCGCCGCGGCCTTCGAGCAGGCCGAGCACGTGCACCAGGTGCTGCCCGGCGGCGACGTGCGCAAACCTGAGCAGGCCTTCATCGGGCCGCTGACGGAGTACGCGCTGGACCGGATGCGCTTCGACACCCTGGTGCTGGGCTGCTGCGGGGTCAGCGGCAAGGACGGGGTGACCGCGTACGACCTGGCCGAGTCCCAGGTCAAGCGGGCCGCGGTGCGCGCATCGGCGCGGGTTGTCGCCGCGGTGGACGCCTCCAAGCTGGGCAGGCGGGCCTTCGCCAGGGTGTGCGAGCTGGACGCGCTGCACGTGCTGGTGACCGACTCGGCCGCCCCGGAAGACGAACTGGACCAACTACGCAAAGCTGGAGTGGAGGTGCATTGTGTCTGA
- a CDS encoding sugar isomerase domain-containing protein, translating to MGYAATVHEHLQRVEEANAEAVREVVGLLLEVVRADGLIHTAGAGHSLAAVAETFYRAGGLANVRPIYHPELLPMHGARASTTAERRSGLAAETLGEKPFGPDDLLIVFSTSGVNPYPVELAKAAVAAGRPVVAVTSREASAAAPSRSGTTLAAESTVVLDNLVRVGDASYPADSPATAPLSSLANGFLWNLLLVGLHDAATKADIQLPLWRSANMVGGDEANKGLMTRYQPLVPVLE from the coding sequence ATGGGATACGCAGCCACCGTGCACGAGCACCTCCAGCGGGTGGAGGAGGCCAACGCCGAGGCGGTGCGGGAGGTCGTCGGCCTGCTGCTGGAGGTGGTCCGCGCCGACGGCCTGATCCACACCGCCGGGGCCGGCCACTCGCTGGCCGCGGTGGCCGAGACCTTCTACCGCGCGGGCGGCCTGGCCAACGTGCGCCCGATCTACCACCCGGAACTGCTGCCGATGCACGGCGCCAGGGCCAGCACCACGGCCGAGCGCCGCTCCGGCCTGGCCGCCGAGACCCTGGGCGAGAAGCCGTTCGGCCCGGACGACCTGCTGATCGTCTTCTCCACCTCCGGCGTCAACCCCTATCCCGTGGAGCTGGCCAAGGCCGCGGTCGCCGCCGGCCGCCCGGTGGTCGCGGTGACCTCCCGCGAGGCCAGCGCCGCCGCCCCGAGCCGCTCGGGCACCACCCTGGCCGCGGAGTCCACGGTGGTCCTGGACAACCTGGTCCGGGTCGGCGACGCCAGCTACCCGGCTGACTCGCCGGCCACCGCCCCACTGTCCTCGCTGGCCAACGGCTTCCTGTGGAACCTGCTGCTGGTCGGTCTGCACGACGCGGCGACCAAGGCGGACATCCAGCTGCCGCTGTGGCGCAGCGCGAACATGGTCGGCGGCGACGAGGCGAACAAGGGCCTGATGACCCGGTACCAGCCCTTGGTGCCGGTGCTCGAATGA
- a CDS encoding penicillin-binding transpeptidase domain-containing protein — MLTGGAVVTAVAAAAGVLVLWGPGEAEEKPGSSTASRSPVSATEAANGFLSAFANNDISSSAALTDNRGAAEPALKSLRNPAPESRPSKILAKPKAPPQPKPEDTELTVPFSARWEFEGGRVWEYDHELKLRKEHNRWAVRWTPEALHPQLTAGRTLALTTASGDGELLGGDSKPVSDNDLSPSVLPAVRRALAGDLKGETSWQLVVKEPDGKQAAVLAEHKGKAAKNVGITLLPQVQAAAQKAVNGDKRPAMIVAMRSTGELLAIAQNTAADTKGVPALSGLYAPGSTFKIATAAAVLQAGKADPGTVLPCPSEETIKQRRVRNDEKFDLGEVPLRKAFAHSCNTTFANLATALPTTALPEAARQLGIGADFDVPGIKTNTGNVPVPAAGAAQVEASFGQGTVQTSPFGLALMCATIANNGKPPVPSLVRGQQTAVNKAATPLPSGVAGQLKGMMREVVTSGTAKGLSGFGAVHGKTGTAQFGDGTQSHGWFAGFRGNVAFAVLIEDAGSSKAAVGMTGEFLKGFKG, encoded by the coding sequence GTGTTAACCGGCGGAGCGGTGGTCACCGCGGTCGCCGCCGCGGCCGGGGTGCTGGTGCTGTGGGGACCGGGCGAGGCGGAGGAGAAACCCGGCTCGTCCACCGCGAGCCGGTCCCCGGTGTCGGCGACGGAGGCGGCGAACGGCTTCCTCTCCGCCTTCGCCAACAACGACATCAGCAGCTCAGCCGCCCTGACCGACAACCGGGGCGCGGCCGAACCGGCCCTGAAGTCCCTGCGCAACCCCGCCCCGGAGAGCCGCCCCAGCAAGATCCTGGCCAAGCCGAAGGCCCCGCCCCAGCCCAAGCCGGAGGACACCGAGCTCACGGTGCCGTTCAGCGCCCGCTGGGAGTTCGAGGGCGGCCGGGTGTGGGAGTACGACCACGAGCTGAAGCTGCGCAAGGAGCACAACCGCTGGGCCGTGCGCTGGACCCCGGAGGCCCTGCACCCCCAGCTCACCGCGGGCCGGACCCTGGCACTGACCACGGCCAGCGGCGACGGCGAACTCCTCGGCGGCGACAGCAAACCGGTGTCCGACAACGACCTCTCCCCATCAGTCCTGCCCGCCGTGCGCCGCGCGCTGGCCGGTGACCTCAAGGGCGAGACGAGCTGGCAGCTGGTCGTCAAGGAGCCGGACGGCAAACAGGCCGCGGTACTGGCCGAGCACAAGGGCAAAGCGGCCAAGAACGTCGGCATCACCCTGCTCCCCCAGGTGCAGGCCGCCGCGCAGAAGGCAGTCAACGGCGACAAGCGCCCCGCGATGATCGTCGCCATGCGCAGCACCGGCGAACTGCTGGCCATCGCCCAGAACACGGCCGCCGACACCAAAGGCGTCCCAGCCCTGAGCGGCCTGTACGCCCCCGGCTCCACCTTCAAGATCGCCACCGCCGCCGCAGTCCTCCAAGCAGGCAAAGCCGACCCGGGCACCGTTCTCCCCTGCCCCAGCGAAGAAACCATCAAACAACGCCGAGTCCGCAACGACGAGAAGTTCGACCTGGGCGAGGTCCCCCTCCGCAAGGCGTTCGCCCACTCCTGCAACACCACCTTCGCCAACCTCGCCACAGCCCTACCCACCACCGCACTCCCCGAGGCCGCCCGCCAACTCGGCATCGGCGCGGACTTCGACGTCCCCGGCATCAAGACCAACACCGGCAACGTTCCAGTCCCAGCGGCGGGTGCAGCCCAGGTGGAAGCGAGCTTCGGCCAAGGAACGGTGCAGACCAGCCCGTTCGGTCTGGCCCTGATGTGCGCCACCATCGCCAACAACGGCAAGCCTCCCGTGCCGAGTTTGGTCCGGGGGCAGCAGACCGCGGTGAACAAGGCCGCGACGCCACTGCCGTCCGGGGTGGCCGGGCAGTTGAAGGGCATGATGCGGGAGGTGGTCACCAGTGGGACCGCGAAGGGGTTGAGCGGATTCGGCGCGGTGCACGGGAAGACGGGCACAGCGCAGTTCGGGGACGGGACGCAGTCACACGGATGGTTCGCTGGGTTTCGGGGCAACGTCGCCTTCGCGGTCCTGATCGAGGACGCGGGCAGTTCCAAGGCCGCGGTGGGCATGACCGGCGAGTTCTTGAAGGGCTTCAAGGGCTAA